The sequence below is a genomic window from Providencia rettgeri.
GTATAACCCCCAAGCGGATACGGATATCAGTGACAGCACCGCCATGACATGGCAATGCGGTGAATACCTGTGTGTGGATGAAACCATTCATAAAGACAATAATTTCATTCGTCCTTCTTACCCACTTCAACATGAAAATAAATTGGAAAAAGGTGGGCAGCACAGCGTTTTTGAAAGTTACGGCCGCTTCCAATTGGATGAAGAAGGCAAACCATTCACCCAAATTCGTTTTGAACAGCTACGTAATGGGAGCAAAGTGGGTAATGCCACAACAAACTGCTTTGCCCTAATGCCGGGTAAAATTTTTACGCTATCGAATCACCCCCACCTACCAATGAATGACAGCTGGCAAGTGATCAGCGTGAGCCATCATGGTGTTCAACCTCTGGCAGACAATGGTGGCGGAGAAGGTACTCAGTTGTCGAACAGTGTTTCTTTTATCCCTGGCACGCAAGAGTGGCGGCCACCTTATCGTTATAAACCAACCGCGGATGGGGATGAAGTTGCCACCGTCGTGGGCCCTCCGGGTGAAGAAATCTATGTCAATGAACATGGTGCGGTGAAAGTCCATTTTCACTGGGACAGACGTGGAGAGCCTGACCACAGTGCCTCGTGCTGGGTGCGTGTTGCCATGGGTTGGAGCGGTGGCGGCTATGGTTTTTCTGCGGTACCACGCATTGGGACGGTCGTTCAAATCAGTTACCTGAATGGTGATATCGATAGGCCGATTATCACAGGATGTACTTACGATGGGCGCAATGCGACTCCAATCAGTTTTCCTGAAAATAAAACCCGTACCACGTTTCGGACGAAAACCCATAAAGGGGAGGGGTTTAACGAACTGCGCTTTGAGGATGAGAACGGCAAGCAGGAAGTGTTTATTCATGCCCAAAAGGACATGAATACTAAAGTGTTGAATAATCGGACTACGCATGTGCTTCATGACCATGTAGAGGTTATTGATAACAATCAAGCCATGTTGGTCAAAGGCAATCGAACTGAAAATATTGATCAAGATAACACGGAAACGGTGGGGCAACACAAGCGCATCACGGTGGGGAATACCCTTTCAATCAATGTGGGCGACGTGATTGAGCTGCGTTGTGGCGCAAGTGTTCTGCGTATGGACAGTGGCGGCCATGTCACGATCAATGGAACGGAATTTAAGTTTAATGCATCAGGCCCAGTGCAGATTACGGGTAAAGATGTGGATATAAATTAAGGAATAACCGATGTTTGAGGTGATGAATTATACGCCATTTCCACATTTGCTTTACCAAAAGTATGGTAAACAAGGTGCGTTATTTAATGTACTTGCATTTCGGCAAACATTTCGACTTAAAACTGGGGGGCATTATTCCGATTTAAATAATACACAGTTTCCACTCGTTATGGCGGATGATTACTATCATACTTCGGAAAGCAGCAGCCTTATTGATGAAACTGATTTAGTCCTTGGGCGTCCTTGTACCAATATCCACATTCGTGGGGTGGCAAAACCTAAAGATGGTATTCCTACAGAACAATGGCGAGCGGGAATCAGAGTCAAGGATTTTTCTCATACATGGACTTTAACGGGCCCATCCTATTGGCAACATGAAAAAGATAATTGGCAGTTAACCGCTCCTTTATTGACTGACGGAGTAAGTTTGCGTCATGAAATGGCATATGGAGGTCGTTGGATAAATACCCAAGGAGAAACTGACGCTTACGCAGCAAATCCGGTTGGAATAGGTTTCTATCCTGATATTTCCGCATTAGATAAATCTAAGCGATATCCAGCTCCGCAAATTATTGAGGACACTATAACGACACCAAGAGAACATCACGTCATTAATGAAGAGCAATTAACATTGGGCTCTGGTCCAATATCCCGTTGGTGGATGGGGCGTCTTGAGTATGCTGGAACCTATGATAAACATTGGGAAGAAACGCGGTTCCCTTTTTATCCTGATGATTTTGATGAGCAATTTTTTAACTCTGCACCTGTCCATTTACGTTACCCCGGTTTTTTAGCGGGTAATGAACCCATTTTATTGGAAGGATTGTTACCCGAATCTTCAACGGTCGTCACAGCTTTGCCCGATTACCAGTACCTTGTATTGCTTCAGGATATTGAGGGGGAGTTGTTTCCTGTTACACCTTTACTCGACACGTTAACCATTGACCTTGATAACCGATTTATTTCGGTCGTTCGTCGGGTGCGCATTCCTGCTGAATACCCCATAAAACAAGCTGTCATTTCAGTTGTTGTCCCTTCGCAGACAAAAGGAGCATGTCATGTCGGATAAACACATAGGTGATGCAGAAGGCGGTTTTAAAGCAGTCAGTAGTGCGCCTGATGTTTGCAAGGTGGGCAATGCCGTAGTGCCGTTTGATAGCTATCAAAGCCTCAATCATATCAAAAAATTTGCAACATCCGTTAGAGCTAGGGGGGCTCTCACGTTAAATGTGGGCTCTATCATTGCAGGCTCTCAAAGTAATGCGGGCTCAGGAGTGATGTCTGGCACATCTCAAGGGAGTGGTGACTGCATAATACTGACGGGCAGTACTTCCGTACGTATTGAGGGGCAGCCAGCAGCGATGCATGGTTCGCTTGTCGCCATGAACAATAAAAATACGTTAGGGACATTAATCACGAATGAAGCGTCCCCTGGTAATCCCGTTGAAAGTAATAAAATACCCTGTAATGACCCTCCAGTAATTTCTGATTTATTACGAAACTTGGTCACGGAAAAAGAAGCGCTACAGCAAAGCTTTGTCAGTCAAGCAATAGTTGCAAAAGAGAATGCGGTTAATCAGGCAGATAAATATCTTGATGAGAAAATTGACAGTATTCGGTCTGAGCCTGTTGAAGGATGGGGATGGGCGGGGGATGCGTTTAATTTTTATCGGGATGTTAGAGATGGAGCAAGGCGGGCTACGCTAGGGCTTGTGAAAGACACGGGTATCGGTTTAGTACATATGTCTGATGCTATCCCAATAAACCCCATTCAAATGGTTAAAAATGCTGAAAATACACTAGATGCTTTAATCCTTCTCGAAAATACTCGTTTAGGCAATGTTTGCCAAGAAAGTATGTCTGAGAGTGCTAAAGAGGCATGGGAAAATACCAAAAAAGCAGTGAGTGACGCGATGGAGCGTTTGGAGAATAAATGGGATAAAGGCACCAGTGATAAAGCGGAGATCGTGTCCCGAGGAATATTAGAAATTGCGACAATATTATTCCCTGCGAGCAAAGCAGGTACGGTAGGTAAAGCTGGGGAAGGTGTAAATGCCATTAAAGGGGCTAGGGCTCTTGATGCGGTGGCGGACACCTCAAAAGGTATTACAACTCTGAAGGAACTTAGAGCTGCTGAAGCCGCTATTGCCGCAAAAGAGGCGCAAGTTGCTGAAAAATCAGTTCAAACAATCACTGATATTGCGAAAGATGCGGAACGAGCATTACCTGCGCCAGGGCCCCGTATTTCACCGAAGGTTGAAGCTGCAGCTGAAAAACCATCAGCGACACCTAAAAA
It includes:
- a CDS encoding type VI secretion system Vgr family protein, producing the protein MFSKDPKKTAIDPASMIKDEALNQIKNIVQSQVNERVSSKVQKAAALAQQGGALVSTAASMATQATSPLNSVANNPLIHGGGFGGGLKLGGGQTYSESQALQAAHGALLDALGMGSLESGLVFTCSIAGLPDETFQVTEFNLTEGLSSLFSLSISAVSALPFIDFQNHLGIASSLTVKRDGVQIRKVNGILAGAVQGNTDGVKTWYHFDIRPEMWVMTLNQDSRIFQNQNVPTILKTLLDEAHVKSDCKFYREDLHPQRIYTTQKRESAFDFWCRLAFEEGINFWFEEDQLFYSDEHMGMTAGIYLTYNPQADTDISDSTAMTWQCGEYLCVDETIHKDNNFIRPSYPLQHENKLEKGGQHSVFESYGRFQLDEEGKPFTQIRFEQLRNGSKVGNATTNCFALMPGKIFTLSNHPHLPMNDSWQVISVSHHGVQPLADNGGGEGTQLSNSVSFIPGTQEWRPPYRYKPTADGDEVATVVGPPGEEIYVNEHGAVKVHFHWDRRGEPDHSASCWVRVAMGWSGGGYGFSAVPRIGTVVQISYLNGDIDRPIITGCTYDGRNATPISFPENKTRTTFRTKTHKGEGFNELRFEDENGKQEVFIHAQKDMNTKVLNNRTTHVLHDHVEVIDNNQAMLVKGNRTENIDQDNTETVGQHKRITVGNTLSINVGDVIELRCGASVLRMDSGGHVTINGTEFKFNASGPVQITGKDVDIN
- a CDS encoding DUF2169 family type VI secretion system accessory protein; its protein translation is MFEVMNYTPFPHLLYQKYGKQGALFNVLAFRQTFRLKTGGHYSDLNNTQFPLVMADDYYHTSESSSLIDETDLVLGRPCTNIHIRGVAKPKDGIPTEQWRAGIRVKDFSHTWTLTGPSYWQHEKDNWQLTAPLLTDGVSLRHEMAYGGRWINTQGETDAYAANPVGIGFYPDISALDKSKRYPAPQIIEDTITTPREHHVINEEQLTLGSGPISRWWMGRLEYAGTYDKHWEETRFPFYPDDFDEQFFNSAPVHLRYPGFLAGNEPILLEGLLPESSTVVTALPDYQYLVLLQDIEGELFPVTPLLDTLTIDLDNRFISVVRRVRIPAEYPIKQAVISVVVPSQTKGACHVG